The Cohnella abietis genome has a segment encoding these proteins:
- a CDS encoding family 4 glycosyl hydrolase, whose protein sequence is MPKISIIGAGSAMFSLSLIKDLCLTPSLEGSVISFMDIDEQRLNSAYSLCERYAKEANIHLVLEKTTDRRESIRGADFVVLAALVGGHQRLKDGWDIAQKHGYRFGGSLHVMHDEGFWINFDQLQLMESVMQDILEICPNAWYMLVSNPVMAGVTYLQRKYPLAKLAGFCHGSNAIRTVAEVIGLDPEHITYEIPGVNHFIWLTEFRYKGEDAFPILDRWIEEKSAAHIEQGGTCDWLGPKALDLYKKFGVFPIGDTGNPGGGAWPAWHHADDETERFYKEDPQAWWRDLYFAGGAAGVEKIRSVSENTAVKVMDSYPPEHSTEPMIPFIEAIACDVPRVMILNILNDSNYVPGIPLDFQVEIPCYVSGIGVQGIKTKGLPKPVIQYALRDRVAPVEMELQAYESGSYEDLVQLILMDPWTRSEQQARAMLDEILQMPSLAAMRQHFN, encoded by the coding sequence ATGCCTAAAATCAGTATTATCGGAGCCGGATCGGCTATGTTTTCCTTAAGCCTTATTAAAGATCTTTGTCTTACGCCTTCTCTTGAAGGCAGCGTAATCAGCTTCATGGACATCGACGAGCAGCGTCTGAACAGCGCTTATTCGCTTTGCGAACGGTATGCCAAAGAGGCGAATATTCATCTAGTTTTGGAAAAAACGACGGATCGGAGAGAATCGATTCGCGGAGCCGACTTCGTCGTGCTCGCTGCGCTGGTCGGTGGACATCAACGTCTGAAGGACGGCTGGGACATCGCCCAGAAACACGGGTATCGTTTTGGCGGAAGCCTCCACGTCATGCATGATGAAGGATTCTGGATCAATTTCGATCAGCTGCAATTGATGGAATCGGTTATGCAGGACATATTGGAAATCTGTCCGAATGCTTGGTATATGCTCGTATCCAATCCAGTCATGGCAGGCGTAACCTATTTGCAACGCAAATATCCGCTAGCGAAGCTGGCTGGCTTCTGTCATGGCTCTAATGCAATTAGGACCGTCGCCGAGGTTATCGGGCTTGACCCAGAGCATATTACGTATGAGATTCCGGGCGTAAACCATTTCATCTGGTTGACGGAGTTCCGCTACAAAGGCGAAGATGCATTTCCCATTCTGGATCGCTGGATAGAAGAAAAATCGGCGGCTCATATTGAGCAAGGCGGTACTTGCGATTGGTTGGGGCCGAAAGCGCTTGATCTTTACAAGAAGTTCGGCGTATTTCCGATCGGCGATACGGGGAATCCGGGAGGCGGCGCTTGGCCGGCATGGCATCACGCAGATGACGAGACGGAGCGTTTCTATAAGGAAGATCCCCAGGCTTGGTGGCGCGACCTTTATTTCGCGGGAGGCGCCGCGGGCGTAGAGAAGATTCGGAGCGTTTCCGAGAATACGGCCGTGAAAGTGATGGATAGCTACCCACCGGAGCATTCGACGGAACCGATGATTCCGTTCATCGAAGCGATCGCTTGCGATGTTCCTAGGGTCATGATCCTTAATATTTTGAACGACAGCAATTACGTGCCAGGCATTCCGCTAGATTTTCAGGTGGAGATTCCTTGTTATGTCAGCGGAATAGGCGTTCAAGGCATTAAAACGAAAGGCTTGCCTAAGCCTGTCATTCAATATGCGCTGCGCGATCGCGTCGCACCGGTCGAGATGGAGCTGCAAGCTTACGAAAGCGGAAGCTATGAAGACCTTGTTCAATTAATACTAATGGATCCGTGGACCCGTTCCGAACAACAGGCGAGGGCCATGTT
- a CDS encoding SDR family NAD(P)-dependent oxidoreductase, with protein MSTNQTKQGRLYSKVAIVTGAASGIGKGTALLFAEEDAKLVLVDLHEDKLNEVAAEIRESGGSCEIVCGNVGLMETAERAVACAVNAYGKLDIVFNNAGIMPVGDILEYPEETWDEVLQVNLKSMFLMCKKAIPEMLKGNGGSIINTSSVMASLTEPGYTAYSASKAGIIGLTKEIAVSYAEKGIRCNAISPGWVETDMNVRLAESMGGMDKLYPIIKQQQPLGRMATTREVAYAVLFLASDESVVVNGSNLSIDGAASAAI; from the coding sequence ATGAGTACGAATCAAACGAAGCAAGGTCGCCTTTATTCAAAAGTAGCCATCGTCACGGGGGCGGCATCGGGAATCGGCAAAGGAACCGCACTGCTCTTCGCCGAAGAGGATGCGAAGCTTGTACTGGTAGACTTACACGAAGATAAATTAAACGAGGTAGCCGCTGAAATCCGCGAATCGGGCGGAAGCTGCGAAATCGTATGCGGGAATGTCGGCTTGATGGAAACAGCGGAACGCGCGGTTGCTTGCGCGGTGAACGCCTACGGTAAGCTTGATATCGTGTTCAACAATGCAGGAATTATGCCTGTGGGCGATATTTTGGAATATCCCGAAGAAACGTGGGACGAAGTGTTGCAGGTCAACCTGAAATCGATGTTCCTGATGTGCAAAAAAGCGATTCCTGAGATGCTCAAGGGAAACGGCGGCTCCATCATTAATACGTCGTCCGTGATGGCTTCGCTGACGGAGCCGGGTTATACCGCCTACTCCGCTTCTAAAGCGGGCATTATCGGCTTAACGAAGGAAATTGCCGTCTCGTATGCCGAGAAAGGCATTCGCTGCAACGCCATTTCTCCGGGGTGGGTCGAAACGGATATGAATGTTCGACTCGCCGAAAGCATGGGAGGCATGGATAAATTGTACCCGATTATCAAACAGCAGCAGCCGCTCGGAAGAATGGCTACGACGCGCGAAGTGGCATACGCGGTGCTGTTCCTGGCCTCGGATGAATCCGTCGTCGTTAACGGTTCTAATCTAAGCATCGACGGTGCGGCATCGGCTGCGATTTGA